Proteins encoded in a region of the Malaciobacter mytili LMG 24559 genome:
- the lpxD gene encoding UDP-3-O-(3-hydroxymyristoyl)glucosamine N-acyltransferase, protein MNLKDLAQALDIKCEYDLEITSLNTLIDSNKNEISFLENKKYINDLEKTNAGAVFVKAEYASKVPKNTIALICEEPYLNLAKASKFFAAKIVEIDGKKPIIGEETIIQENVFIGKNTVIGDSCTIMAGSFIGDNVKIGSNTVIYPNVTIYRDCEIGSDCIIHAGTVIGSDGFGFANTKDGKYIKIYQNGNVIIGDDVEIGANCAIDRAAFKSTIIENGVRIDNLVHIGHNCKLGKGTILTGQVGLSGSTVLKEYVIMGGQSGTAGHLEVAAFTTIAARGGVTKSITTPKMSWAGFPLMEHKTWLKLQGRIAKLLK, encoded by the coding sequence ATGAACTTAAAAGATTTAGCTCAAGCATTAGATATAAAATGTGAATATGATTTAGAAATTACTTCTTTAAATACTTTAATTGATTCAAATAAAAATGAAATCTCTTTTTTAGAAAATAAAAAATATATAAATGATTTAGAAAAGACAAATGCAGGTGCAGTTTTTGTAAAAGCTGAATATGCTTCTAAAGTTCCAAAAAATACTATTGCTTTAATTTGTGAAGAACCATATTTAAATTTAGCAAAAGCTAGTAAATTTTTTGCTGCTAAAATTGTAGAAATAGATGGTAAAAAGCCAATTATAGGTGAAGAAACTATTATTCAAGAAAATGTTTTTATAGGTAAAAATACAGTTATTGGTGATTCTTGTACTATTATGGCTGGTAGTTTTATAGGTGATAATGTAAAAATAGGTAGTAATACTGTAATTTATCCAAATGTTACAATATATAGAGATTGTGAAATTGGAAGTGATTGTATAATTCATGCAGGAACTGTTATTGGAAGTGATGGTTTTGGATTTGCAAATACAAAAGATGGTAAATATATTAAAATTTATCAAAATGGAAATGTTATAATTGGTGATGATGTTGAAATTGGTGCAAATTGTGCTATTGATAGAGCTGCTTTTAAATCAACAATAATTGAAAATGGAGTAAGAATTGACAATTTAGTTCATATAGGCCATAATTGTAAATTAGGAAAAGGTACTATATTAACTGGACAAGTTGGACTATCTGGCTCAACTGTATTAAAAGAGTATGTTATAATGGGCGGTCAAAGTGGAACAGCAGGTCATTTAGAAGTTGCTGCTTTTACAACAATTGCTGCAAGAGGAGGGGTTACAAAATCAATTACAACTCCTAAGATGTCTTGGGCAGGTTTTCCTTTAATGGAACATAAAACTTGGTTAAAACTGCAAGGTAGAATTGCAAAATTATTAAAATAG
- the der gene encoding ribosome biogenesis GTPase Der, with the protein MKEPLKKIALIGQPNVGKSSLFNRIAKKRIAIVSDLAGTTRDIRKHEVEVLGRKALMLDTGGIDETNDAIFSNVKRKAIECAKEADIILFMVDGKRIPDDKDKELFYELQDLGKRLALVVNKIDNDKEKERLWSFYEFGIDDENLFGISVSHNRGTKKLFEWIAKDLPPSEEEIALALQTLKEEKKGQDDDDYFEDEEEFEEEYIEEIYEEDDEEQEEDCDDKINVAIIGRTNVGKSSILNALLGEERSVVSPIAGTTIDPVDEAFEYEGKTITFVDTAGLRRRGKIEGIEKYALMRTKEMLEKANLALVVLDASETLVDLDEKIAGLVDEYGLGTIIVLNKWDENMDTFKKFEETVRSKFKFLYYAPIIAVSAKTGRSIGRLKDKIIEIYNNYSQRIPTATLNKIVEEAVIRHALPSPNGNYLRIYYTTQFESKPPRIALIMNKPNLLHFSYKRYLINYLRDNINFEGTPIHILARKKGQREEDNEESFQG; encoded by the coding sequence ATGAAAGAACCATTAAAAAAAATTGCTTTAATTGGACAACCAAATGTAGGGAAAAGTTCTCTATTTAATAGAATTGCTAAAAAAAGAATAGCAATTGTTTCAGACTTAGCTGGTACAACAAGAGATATTAGAAAGCATGAAGTTGAAGTTTTAGGAAGAAAAGCCTTAATGCTTGATACAGGAGGAATTGATGAAACAAATGATGCAATTTTTAGTAATGTAAAAAGAAAAGCAATTGAGTGTGCAAAAGAGGCTGATATAATACTTTTTATGGTAGATGGGAAAAGAATACCAGATGATAAGGATAAAGAACTATTTTATGAGCTTCAGGATTTAGGTAAAAGATTAGCTCTAGTTGTTAATAAAATTGATAATGATAAAGAAAAAGAAAGACTTTGGTCTTTTTATGAATTTGGTATTGATGATGAAAACCTTTTTGGTATCTCAGTTTCTCATAATAGAGGTACTAAAAAACTATTTGAATGGATAGCAAAAGATTTACCACCAAGTGAAGAAGAGATAGCTTTAGCCTTACAAACTCTTAAAGAAGAGAAAAAAGGACAAGATGATGATGATTATTTTGAAGATGAAGAAGAGTTTGAAGAAGAGTATATAGAAGAAATTTATGAAGAAGATGACGAAGAGCAAGAAGAAGATTGCGATGATAAAATTAATGTAGCAATTATTGGAAGAACAAATGTGGGGAAAAGTTCAATCTTAAATGCTTTATTAGGAGAAGAAAGATCAGTAGTTTCACCAATAGCAGGAACAACAATTGACCCAGTTGATGAAGCTTTTGAATATGAAGGAAAAACTATTACTTTTGTTGATACAGCAGGTCTTAGAAGAAGAGGTAAAATTGAAGGAATAGAAAAATACGCCCTAATGAGAACTAAAGAGATGCTAGAAAAAGCAAATCTTGCATTGGTTGTTCTTGATGCCTCTGAAACATTAGTAGATTTAGATGAAAAAATTGCTGGACTTGTGGATGAATATGGATTAGGTACTATTATTGTACTTAATAAATGGGATGAAAATATGGATACTTTTAAAAAGTTTGAAGAGACTGTAAGAAGTAAATTTAAATTTTTATATTATGCTCCAATTATTGCTGTTTCAGCTAAAACAGGAAGAAGTATTGGAAGATTAAAAGATAAAATAATTGAAATATATAATAATTATTCTCAAAGAATACCAACAGCTACTTTAAATAAAATTGTAGAAGAAGCAGTAATTAGACACGCCCTTCCAAGTCCAAATGGTAATTATTTAAGAATTTATTATACAACACAGTTTGAATCAAAACCGCCAAGAATAGCTCTTATTATGAATAAACCAAATCTTTTACACTTCTCTTATAAAAGATATTTAATTAATTATTTAAGAGATAATATTAATTTTGAAGGTACACCAATTCATATTTTAGCAAGAAAAAAAGGACAAAGAGAAGAGGATAATGAAGAGTCTTTTCAAGGTTAA
- a CDS encoding LPS-assembly protein LptD: MFKKLVFICLVALCSKVSAKDLNSEKFQIVANNVDSENDSIIATGDVVIFSSSYYASAKKVVYNQKNDTFEFFDDVLIIKDNKIQTQSDYAFLDNTNNALYQKPSLIFENAGNIWINSKESKKDKEIITLEDSVLSSCDCEDPTWSIKASSAKYNSETKWLHAFNTRLYIKDIPVLYTPYFGFSTDRSRRTGLLLPTVGYGKNEGFVYVQPIFIAPAENYDFEIIPQIRTNRGKGIYGYFRMADSKYSNLSIGTGYFKEKSDYFEEEELRNQEHYGWEIKYERTKLFSNDESQDGLYVDAKYFNDIEYRNIEDRDYNEDEEKKVESKINYFYNTSNYYSGLYFRHYKDMSLESNRTTMQELPQLHFHKYSQPAFLDNLLYSIDTRYTNHTRDEGITAQKYDLNIPISYSIPLFDDYLQFIIKNETVLNHYKYSNTDLKLKDGTFVENITTLGLSTDLLKPYDSFIHTMNLSASYVDATTLEKTGDLYSINTSTNELSVFPINETKRAIELALNQSFYDIEDLRQIINHKLKQSIAFDNFNNPKLQNLENEIIYNYFLGTISNKVIYNHEDNTFIENSTAFTLSYEDFILTLSYYMSKDTPNSGKEDLESYNINANYTISNDYKIGYYENYNIKDKLRSKQGILFSILDRCWELDFRLEKEIKASSSELYTRKKQDVFYVQLLLKPIGGIQQNYKVKDNRE, translated from the coding sequence ATGTTTAAGAAATTAGTATTTATTTGTTTAGTTGCCTTATGCAGCAAAGTTAGTGCAAAAGACCTTAATAGTGAAAAATTTCAAATTGTTGCAAATAATGTAGATAGTGAAAATGATAGTATTATCGCCACTGGAGATGTTGTTATCTTCTCTTCTAGTTATTATGCAAGTGCAAAAAAAGTTGTATACAATCAAAAAAATGATACTTTTGAATTTTTTGATGATGTTTTAATTATAAAAGATAATAAAATCCAAACACAAAGTGATTATGCATTTTTAGATAATACAAACAATGCTTTATATCAAAAACCTAGTTTAATTTTTGAAAATGCTGGAAATATCTGGATAAACTCAAAAGAATCTAAAAAAGATAAAGAGATTATTACTTTAGAAGACTCTGTTTTATCAAGTTGTGATTGTGAAGATCCAACTTGGAGTATTAAAGCTTCAAGTGCAAAATATAATTCTGAAACAAAATGGCTTCATGCTTTTAATACAAGATTATATATTAAAGATATTCCTGTTTTATATACACCTTATTTTGGTTTTTCAACAGATAGAAGTAGAAGAACAGGTCTTTTACTTCCAACTGTGGGGTATGGTAAAAATGAAGGTTTTGTATATGTTCAACCAATTTTTATTGCACCTGCTGAAAATTATGATTTTGAAATTATTCCTCAAATTAGAACAAATAGAGGTAAAGGTATTTATGGGTATTTTAGAATGGCAGATTCAAAATATTCAAATTTAAGTATTGGAACTGGATATTTTAAAGAAAAATCTGATTATTTTGAAGAAGAAGAATTAAGAAATCAAGAGCATTATGGTTGGGAAATAAAATATGAAAGAACAAAACTTTTCTCAAATGATGAGTCTCAAGATGGCTTATATGTTGATGCAAAATATTTTAATGATATAGAGTATAGAAATATTGAAGATAGAGATTATAATGAAGATGAAGAGAAAAAAGTAGAATCGAAAATCAACTATTTTTATAATACTTCAAACTATTATTCAGGGTTATATTTTAGACATTATAAAGATATGTCACTTGAATCAAATAGAACAACTATGCAAGAACTACCACAATTGCATTTTCATAAGTATTCACAACCAGCATTTTTAGATAATCTTTTATATTCAATTGATACAAGATATACAAATCATACAAGAGATGAAGGAATTACAGCTCAAAAATATGATTTAAATATTCCAATTTCTTATTCTATACCACTTTTTGATGATTATTTACAATTTATAATAAAAAATGAGACAGTATTAAATCACTATAAATATTCAAATACTGATTTAAAATTAAAAGATGGAACTTTTGTTGAAAATATTACAACTTTAGGATTAAGTACAGACTTATTAAAGCCTTATGATAGTTTTATTCATACAATGAACTTATCTGCTAGTTATGTGGATGCAACAACATTGGAAAAAACAGGAGATTTATATAGTATAAATACTTCTACAAATGAATTAAGCGTATTTCCTATTAATGAGACAAAAAGAGCTATTGAATTGGCTTTAAATCAATCTTTTTATGATATTGAGGATTTAAGACAGATAATTAATCATAAATTAAAACAATCAATCGCTTTTGATAATTTTAATAATCCAAAATTACAAAATTTAGAAAATGAGATTATTTATAACTATTTCTTAGGAACAATTTCTAATAAAGTAATTTATAATCATGAAGATAATACTTTTATTGAAAACTCAACAGCTTTTACTTTAAGCTATGAAGATTTTATTTTAACTTTAAGTTATTATATGTCTAAAGATACTCCAAACTCTGGAAAAGAGGATTTGGAATCATATAATATCAATGCAAATTATACTATTTCAAATGATTATAAAATTGGATATTATGAAAACTATAATATTAAAGATAAGCTAAGAAGTAAACAAGGTATTTTATTTAGTATATTAGATAGATGTTGGGAATTGGATTTTAGATTAGAAAAAGAAATTAAAGCTAGTTCAAGTGAATTATATACTAGAAAAAAACAAGATGTTTTTTATGTGCAACTATTATTAAAACCAATTGGTGGAATTCAGCAAAATTATAAAGTAAAAGATAATAGAGAGTAA
- the purD gene encoding phosphoribosylamine--glycine ligase gives MNILILGSGGREYSIGLSIFNEKKHTLFFTPGNGATENLGKNINIKDYEELALWAKDNNIDLTIVGPEAPLVDGVVDIFRKHNLTIFGPSRAAARLEGSKAYMKNILKKYNIPTAAFIETTNEQEAHAFIDTMNEPIVVKADGLCAGKGVIIASTKQEAKEAASEMLNGNSFGEAGTNVVIEEFLDGYELSIFAICDGVNYKVLPAAQDHKRVGDNDTGPNTGGMGAYAPTPLVNDEIYKKVEERVIKPTLEGMRKENAAFEGVLFIGIMVVKGEPIVLEYNVRFGDPECEILMPLLQTPVSELFYKGATKDLDSLDIKIKDEFAVGVVMASGNYPYSSSEPAEIIVDEIVDEDILNNTHISFAGVEKIDGKLMATGGRVLVCVGFGKSIKQARDRAYALCGQVHFAGKKCRTDIAYQALK, from the coding sequence GTGAATATATTAATTCTTGGAAGTGGTGGGAGAGAATACTCTATAGGTCTTAGTATTTTTAATGAGAAAAAACATACTTTATTTTTTACACCAGGAAATGGTGCTACTGAGAACTTAGGTAAAAATATTAATATAAAAGATTATGAAGAGTTAGCTTTATGGGCAAAAGATAATAATATTGATTTAACAATTGTAGGTCCTGAAGCTCCATTAGTTGATGGTGTAGTTGATATATTTAGAAAACATAACTTAACAATTTTTGGACCTAGTCGTGCAGCAGCTAGACTTGAAGGTTCAAAAGCTTATATGAAAAATATTCTTAAAAAATATAATATTCCAACAGCAGCTTTTATTGAAACAACAAATGAGCAAGAAGCTCATGCTTTTATTGATACAATGAATGAGCCAATAGTTGTAAAAGCAGATGGTTTATGTGCAGGAAAAGGTGTAATCATAGCTTCAACTAAACAAGAAGCTAAAGAAGCAGCCTCTGAAATGCTAAATGGAAACTCTTTTGGTGAAGCAGGAACAAATGTAGTAATTGAAGAGTTTTTAGATGGATATGAACTATCTATTTTTGCAATTTGTGATGGAGTAAATTATAAAGTATTACCTGCTGCTCAAGATCATAAAAGAGTAGGGGATAATGATACAGGTCCAAATACTGGTGGAATGGGAGCATATGCCCCTACACCTTTAGTAAATGATGAAATTTATAAAAAAGTTGAAGAAAGAGTAATTAAACCTACTTTAGAGGGAATGAGAAAAGAAAATGCTGCTTTTGAAGGGGTATTATTTATTGGAATCATGGTTGTAAAAGGTGAACCAATTGTACTTGAGTATAATGTAAGATTTGGTGATCCTGAGTGTGAAATTCTTATGCCTTTACTACAAACTCCTGTTTCTGAGCTTTTTTATAAAGGTGCTACAAAAGATTTAGATTCATTGGATATTAAAATTAAAGATGAATTTGCAGTTGGGGTTGTAATGGCAAGTGGAAACTATCCTTATTCAAGTAGTGAGCCTGCTGAAATTATTGTTGATGAAATAGTAGATGAAGATATTTTAAATAATACACATATCTCTTTTGCTGGTGTAGAGAAAATTGATGGTAAACTTATGGCAACTGGTGGAAGAGTTCTTGTTTGTGTTGGATTTGGGAAAAGTATTAAACAAGCAAGAGATAGAGCTTATGCTTTATGTGGGCAAGTTCATTTTGCTGGTAAAAAATGTAGAACAGATATTGCTTATCAGGCATTAAAGTAA
- a CDS encoding uroporphyrinogen-III synthase: protein MKNIYLLSNLKFPNVENLEVFKINYLKKQIDFNRYDAIIFTSKNAVYSIDSFNKQWKNLPCYAIAKKTAQIIEKVGGKVDFVGNSGHGNEFAYELLSVLKNKKVLYLKASRTVSNLVEILKSNNIQIEDIAIYETVCNKELNTNLKDNSIFIFTSPSSIECFFKKYSWRSSFEAIVIGNTTAKFLPKEIKYKVSNSTAIEECIKLAKNL, encoded by the coding sequence ATGAAAAATATCTATCTTTTAAGCAATTTAAAGTTCCCTAATGTGGAAAATTTAGAAGTATTTAAAATAAATTATCTTAAAAAACAAATTGATTTTAATAGATATGATGCAATTATTTTTACTTCTAAAAATGCCGTTTATTCTATTGATTCTTTTAATAAACAGTGGAAAAATCTTCCTTGTTATGCAATAGCAAAAAAAACTGCACAAATTATTGAAAAAGTAGGAGGAAAGGTAGATTTTGTAGGTAATAGTGGTCATGGAAATGAATTTGCTTATGAACTTTTATCTGTTTTAAAAAATAAAAAGGTTTTATATTTAAAAGCATCAAGAACTGTTTCAAATTTAGTAGAGATTTTAAAATCAAATAATATTCAAATAGAAGATATTGCCATATATGAAACGGTATGTAATAAAGAATTAAATACAAACTTAAAAGATAACTCTATTTTTATCTTTACTTCACCTTCTTCAATTGAGTGTTTTTTTAAAAAATATAGTTGGAGAAGCTCTTTTGAAGCTATTGTAATTGGAAATACAACAGCAAAATTTTTGCCAAAAGAAATAAAATATAAAGTGAGTAATTCCACAGCAATAGAAGAGTGTATAAAACTTGCTAAGAATTTATAA
- a CDS encoding phosphoribosyltransferase: MQNEQIYFKNRDVAAFRLLDVLPIESMKLEEWTVIAASYGGVPIAKIIANRLESNFDVLFTSKIMAPNNEDCEIAIVTETEEVVIHEELAKSFEISLDFIFAKSKQIYEKQLLKTVKLYREGDTIKSLENKNVLLVDEGLNTGLTMMACIKTAINLGAKSVSVATPILPSASVPTIESIADDLYYVKKLDHFIFIDFYYDKLENINFEDIKKLK, from the coding sequence ATGCAAAATGAACAAATATATTTTAAAAATAGGGATGTAGCTGCTTTTAGACTATTAGATGTTCTTCCAATTGAGAGTATGAAACTTGAAGAGTGGACTGTAATAGCTGCCTCTTATGGAGGTGTTCCTATTGCTAAAATAATTGCAAATAGATTGGAGTCAAATTTTGATGTTTTATTTACAAGTAAAATTATGGCTCCAAATAATGAAGATTGTGAAATTGCAATTGTTACTGAAACAGAAGAGGTAGTTATTCATGAAGAGTTAGCTAAATCTTTTGAAATTAGTTTGGATTTTATCTTTGCAAAATCTAAACAAATTTATGAAAAACAATTATTAAAAACTGTAAAACTTTATAGAGAAGGTGATACTATAAAGTCTTTAGAAAATAAGAATGTTTTATTAGTGGATGAAGGGTTAAATACAGGTCTTACAATGATGGCTTGTATTAAAACTGCTATTAATCTTGGTGCAAAATCTGTATCTGTTGCAACACCTATATTACCAAGTGCAAGTGTTCCAACTATAGAGTCTATTGCTGATGATTTGTATTATGTAAAAAAATTAGATCATTTTATTTTTATAGATTTTTACTATGACAAATTAGAAAATATAAATTTTGAAGATATAAAAAAACTTAAATAA
- a CDS encoding RDD family protein, translating into MNTSNNTDLQLASMISRAMAFIIDDFLITFLVLIVFWDSVAASANDAAIVLAIMNQFLLPILFIKFIYQSFFVWYYGATIGKIIVKIRVIDYNNLGRVSLLSSMLRSIGRIFSEMFFYIGFLIGFFNDGRQTFHDKFGRTLVVNV; encoded by the coding sequence ATGAATACTTCAAATAATACAGATTTACAATTAGCATCAATGATATCAAGAGCTATGGCTTTTATTATTGATGATTTCTTAATTACGTTTCTAGTATTAATAGTTTTTTGGGATAGTGTAGCAGCATCAGCAAATGATGCTGCTATAGTTTTAGCTATTATGAATCAATTTTTATTACCTATTCTTTTTATTAAATTCATTTATCAAAGTTTTTTTGTATGGTATTATGGAGCTACAATAGGGAAAATTATTGTTAAAATAAGAGTAATTGATTATAATAACTTAGGAAGAGTTTCTTTACTATCTTCAATGTTAAGATCTATTGGAAGAATTTTTAGTGAAATGTTTTTTTATATTGGATTTTTAATTGGATTTTTTAATGATGGAAGACAAACTTTTCATGATAAATTTGGTAGGACGCTGGTAGTTAATGTTTAA
- a CDS encoding DNA translocase FtsK, producing the protein MFVTNQQSVGKIGFLFAQMSHKYFGYLSYVYLLLLLYPLYQINFKDYFDTNDFILKLMVVFLLLFSSLTLQSLVVSTKAYSGLIGNIIVSELSPFIGNAGLWIFVLVGFIITITVLFESNNFSMPSFNVKMPKFPAKKEETKRVELKRNDIKKREKRKDEPKAVTVREHGDTAEILIEPTFENIENIEELKASFSNEEAEEIVEIENQPNSFDELSKIEEDLTSAQQHGIIVDELEENKKLLDEIELGKTEKPKDFELPSTSFFQNPPKDKKSKISEAVIDRKIGDLLDKLAMFKIEGDVVRTYTGPVVTTFEFKPAPNVKVSKILNLQDDLAMALKAQTIRIQAPIPGKDVVGIEVPNEDMQTIYIKELLESEIFQNAKSPLTMILGKDIVGKPFVTDLKKLPHLLIAGTTGSGKSVGINAMILSLLYKNSPDNLKLVMIDPKMLEFSMYNDIPHLLTPVITKATDAINALSNMVAEMERRYTLMSKTKTKNIENYNEKAKKEKYDPFPYIVVVIDELADLMMTSGKDVEHSIARLAQMARASGIHLIVATQRPSVDVVTGLIKANLPSRLSYKVGQKVDSKIILDSMGAESLLGRGDMLFTPPGMSGLVRIHAPWSMENEIEKVVEFLKDQREVEYDMNFVKDRATSNISDSSGVELSELDELYEDAKEVVLVDRKTSISYIQRKLRIGYNRAATIVEQLEKTGVLSEANAKGNRDILI; encoded by the coding sequence ATATTTGTGACAAATCAACAAAGTGTGGGAAAAATAGGGTTTTTATTTGCTCAAATGTCACATAAATACTTTGGATATTTATCTTATGTCTATCTTCTTTTGCTTTTATATCCACTATATCAAATTAATTTTAAAGATTATTTTGATACAAATGATTTTATCTTAAAATTAATGGTTGTTTTTTTACTTTTATTTAGTTCTTTAACTTTACAATCTTTAGTTGTTTCAACAAAAGCCTATAGTGGGCTTATTGGGAATATTATTGTAAGTGAATTATCTCCTTTTATAGGAAATGCGGGACTTTGGATTTTTGTTTTGGTTGGTTTTATTATAACTATAACAGTTTTATTTGAAAGTAACAATTTTTCTATGCCTTCTTTTAACGTAAAAATGCCTAAATTTCCTGCAAAAAAAGAGGAAACTAAAAGAGTAGAGCTTAAAAGAAATGATATTAAAAAAAGAGAAAAAAGAAAAGATGAACCTAAAGCTGTTACAGTTAGAGAGCATGGAGATACTGCTGAGATTTTAATTGAACCTACATTTGAAAATATTGAGAATATCGAAGAGCTTAAAGCTTCATTTTCTAATGAAGAAGCTGAAGAGATTGTTGAAATAGAAAATCAGCCAAACTCTTTTGATGAGTTAAGTAAAATAGAAGAAGATTTAACTAGTGCACAACAACATGGAATAATAGTAGATGAATTGGAAGAAAATAAAAAACTTCTAGATGAAATAGAATTAGGAAAAACTGAAAAACCTAAAGATTTTGAACTTCCTTCTACAAGTTTTTTTCAAAATCCTCCTAAGGATAAAAAATCAAAAATTTCTGAAGCTGTTATTGATAGAAAAATTGGTGATTTATTAGATAAATTAGCAATGTTTAAAATTGAAGGTGATGTTGTAAGAACATATACAGGTCCTGTTGTAACAACTTTTGAGTTTAAACCAGCACCAAATGTAAAAGTATCTAAAATTTTAAATTTACAAGATGACTTAGCAATGGCACTTAAAGCTCAAACAATTAGAATTCAAGCTCCAATTCCAGGAAAAGATGTTGTGGGAATTGAAGTACCTAATGAAGATATGCAAACAATATATATAAAAGAGCTTTTAGAAAGTGAAATTTTTCAAAATGCAAAATCTCCTTTAACTATGATTTTAGGAAAAGATATTGTAGGTAAACCTTTTGTAACAGATTTAAAAAAGTTACCACACCTTTTAATAGCGGGAACAACAGGTTCTGGAAAATCTGTGGGTATAAATGCGATGATTTTATCACTATTATATAAAAATTCACCAGATAACTTAAAACTTGTAATGATTGATCCAAAAATGCTAGAGTTTTCTATGTATAATGATATTCCTCATTTATTAACACCTGTTATTACAAAAGCAACAGATGCTATTAATGCTTTATCAAATATGGTTGCTGAAATGGAAAGAAGATATACTTTAATGTCAAAAACAAAGACAAAGAATATTGAAAACTATAATGAAAAAGCAAAAAAAGAAAAATATGATCCTTTCCCTTATATAGTTGTAGTTATTGATGAGTTAGCAGATTTAATGATGACAAGTGGAAAAGATGTAGAACACTCAATTGCAAGACTTGCACAAATGGCAAGAGCATCTGGAATACATTTAATCGTTGCAACACAAAGGCCATCTGTTGATGTTGTAACAGGACTTATTAAAGCTAATTTACCTAGTAGATTATCTTATAAAGTAGGGCAAAAAGTAGATTCTAAAATTATTTTGGATTCTATGGGTGCTGAGTCTTTACTAGGAAGAGGAGATATGCTATTTACACCTCCTGGAATGTCAGGTCTTGTTAGGATTCATGCCCCTTGGTCAATGGAAAATGAAATTGAAAAAGTTGTGGAATTTTTAAAAGATCAAAGAGAAGTTGAATATGATATGAATTTTGTAAAAGATAGGGCAACTTCAAATATCTCTGATTCATCAGGTGTTGAACTAAGTGAATTAGATGAGCTTTATGAGGATGCAAAAGAAGTTGTTCTAGTAGATAGAAAAACTTCTATTTCATATATTCAAAGAAAACTCCGAATAGGCTACAATAGAGCTGCTACAATTGTAGAACAACTTGAAAAAACAGGTGTTCTATCAGAAGCTAATGCTAAAGGAAATAGAGATATTTTAATTTAG
- the hpf gene encoding ribosome hibernation-promoting factor, HPF/YfiA family, which translates to MNTSIVGRHIELTEPIKDYINSSVEIFKKYNLDIISVNSIISQDEKNGKKAFTFEFTLNIAHLDTIVVKQKDKDLYAAIDIAVDRVSKVLRRHHDKISGHKATKLSEVEASAVEDKIANELEKLENEIVPVRLTSYKPIDIEEALNDLKASDAVFKVFYDKDDNLRVLYKTKEEGKFGLY; encoded by the coding sequence ATGAATACAAGTATTGTAGGAAGACACATAGAACTAACAGAGCCAATTAAAGATTATATTAATAGTTCTGTAGAGATTTTCAAAAAATATAACTTAGATATTATATCTGTTAACTCAATTATCTCTCAAGATGAAAAAAATGGTAAAAAAGCATTTACATTTGAATTTACTTTAAATATCGCTCATCTAGATACTATTGTTGTAAAACAAAAAGATAAAGATCTATACGCTGCTATTGATATTGCAGTTGATAGAGTATCTAAAGTTTTAAGAAGACATCATGATAAAATAAGTGGACACAAAGCAACTAAATTATCTGAGGTTGAAGCTTCAGCTGTTGAAGATAAAATTGCTAACGAGTTAGAAAAACTTGAAAATGAAATTGTTCCAGTTAGATTAACTTCTTACAAACCTATAGATATTGAAGAAGCTTTAAATGATTTAAAAGCATCTGATGCAGTATTTAAAGTATTTTATGACAAAGATGATAACTTAAGAGTTCTTTATAAAACTAAAGAAGAAGGAAAATTTGGATTATATTAA